One bacterium DNA segment encodes these proteins:
- a CDS encoding HAMP domain-containing histidine kinase, producing MSLLLAGALTWVLVRDLEFQGAQDQLDRTAQTAVVLVRHQECLFRPLLPTNPGGAGCRLDTAVDFQARLASLAQALNGNRLILLNRQRRVVFDSAGPATDGQLISIETSRRIAGVAEARTPLGDQAYLLAAAPLAPARDPLGAAYVVLAQPQASIATAAAGELAARLLEAGGAALVVAMLLILLVSRSLTRPLTQLAGAAEDVAAGNYSRRVGIRGGDEIGMLGSAFDRMAEAVERARKIQRDFLANVSHELKTPLTSLIGFSQALVDGSLRSEAERARAATIVHEESERVLRMAQELLDLARVEAGSISMHITAVDLGVQLRQELEIVRPRADARRLALSLSVPTDMPPVAADPERLHQILDNLLDNAVKYAPEGSTVSAVAQCSGGWVETVVSNPANTHRPDPDRLFERFYRADPSRSAAAGGVGLGLAISRELAAAMKGRLWADLDAEDNLQLHLELPLAGGARRPA from the coding sequence GTGAGCCTGCTGCTGGCAGGCGCCCTGACCTGGGTGCTGGTCCGCGACCTCGAGTTCCAGGGCGCGCAGGACCAGCTCGACCGGACCGCCCAGACCGCCGTCGTACTGGTGCGCCATCAGGAGTGCCTCTTCCGGCCGCTGCTGCCCACCAACCCGGGCGGCGCCGGGTGCCGGCTCGACACCGCCGTCGACTTCCAGGCTCGCCTCGCCAGCCTCGCCCAGGCCCTCAACGGGAACCGGCTGATCCTTTTGAACCGGCAGCGCCGGGTGGTCTTCGACAGCGCCGGCCCGGCGACCGACGGCCAGCTCATCTCGATCGAGACGTCGAGGCGGATCGCCGGCGTGGCCGAGGCCCGCACGCCCCTGGGCGACCAGGCCTATCTTTTGGCCGCCGCCCCGCTGGCGCCCGCTCGTGACCCGCTGGGAGCGGCCTATGTGGTGCTGGCTCAGCCGCAGGCGTCGATCGCGACAGCGGCGGCGGGAGAGCTGGCGGCGCGCCTGCTCGAAGCGGGCGGCGCGGCTCTCGTGGTCGCCATGCTGCTGATCCTGCTCGTGAGCCGGTCACTGACCCGCCCGCTCACGCAGCTCGCCGGCGCCGCCGAGGACGTCGCCGCCGGCAACTACTCGCGGCGCGTCGGCATTCGAGGCGGGGACGAGATCGGGATGCTGGGCTCAGCCTTCGACCGCATGGCCGAAGCGGTTGAGCGCGCCCGCAAAATCCAGCGCGACTTCCTGGCCAACGTGTCGCACGAGCTGAAGACTCCGCTCACGAGCTTGATCGGGTTCAGCCAGGCCCTGGTCGACGGCAGCCTGAGGAGCGAGGCCGAGCGGGCGCGCGCCGCGACCATCGTTCACGAGGAGTCGGAGCGCGTCCTGCGCATGGCGCAGGAGCTACTCGACCTGGCGCGCGTGGAGGCGGGCTCCATCTCCATGCACATCACGGCGGTCGACCTGGGCGTGCAGCTCCGGCAGGAGCTCGAGATCGTCCGGCCCCGCGCCGACGCCCGCCGGCTGGCGCTCAGCCTGAGCGTGCCCACGGACATGCCGCCCGTGGCGGCGGACCCGGAGCGCCTCCACCAGATCCTCGACAACCTGCTGGACAACGCCGTCAAGTACGCGCCCGAGGGGTCGACGGTCAGCGCGGTGGCGCAGTGCAGCGGCGGCTGGGTCGAGACCGTGGTCTCCAACCCCGCCAACACCCACCGGCCCGACCCGGACCGGCTGTTCGAGCGCTTCTACCGCGCGGATCCGTCGCGGTCCGCGGCGGCGGGAGGCGTGGGTCTCGGGCTCGCCATCTCACGCGAGCTGGCGGCGGCGATGAAGGGGCGGCTGTGGGCCGACCTCGACGCCGAGGACAACCTGCAGCTCCACCTCGAGCTGCCCCTTGCGGGCGGAGCTAGACGACCAGCGTGA
- a CDS encoding 2-oxo acid dehydrogenase subunit E2, whose amino-acid sequence MPDVNMPKLSDTMEEGTVVEWKKKTGDAVKAGDVLAEVESDKATFDLEAESDGVLSILVEQGVPAKIGAPIARIGAAAGAAPARPAAAPKPAAEKKPEAAAPPQAEAPPPAPAAEKAAGRNGGPNRPDVKASPLAKRLAAEMGVDIASLEGSGPEGRIVKEDVLAAGGSTRAERGRPAPVAQPVGPDVEIVEPSRMQATIARRMVEAKTAVPEFQVTVEARVDEAVSMRRQLKDSVVGADRVTMTDMLVRACALALRKFPEVNASWAEGRFQRKRAINIGLAVAPSQGMGLLVPVVHDADSKDLIQISIESRQVIERARSGRPGEGDLSGATFSISNLGMFGVDEFVAIINPPEAAILAVGAIKDVPVVEDGRIVPGKVMRMTLSVDHRVFYGATAAQFMAEVRRLIENPVTLVV is encoded by the coding sequence ATGCCTGACGTCAACATGCCGAAGCTCTCCGACACGATGGAGGAGGGCACTGTCGTCGAGTGGAAGAAGAAGACGGGCGATGCGGTGAAGGCTGGCGACGTGCTGGCGGAGGTCGAGTCGGACAAGGCGACGTTCGACCTCGAGGCCGAGTCGGACGGCGTGCTTTCGATCCTGGTCGAGCAGGGCGTGCCGGCCAAGATCGGGGCGCCGATCGCGCGCATCGGCGCGGCCGCCGGCGCGGCTCCCGCCAGACCCGCCGCCGCGCCGAAACCAGCCGCGGAGAAGAAGCCCGAGGCGGCGGCCCCGCCGCAGGCTGAGGCACCGCCACCGGCTCCCGCAGCCGAGAAGGCGGCCGGCCGGAACGGCGGCCCCAACCGCCCGGACGTCAAAGCTTCCCCCCTGGCCAAGCGCCTTGCCGCCGAGATGGGCGTCGACATCGCCTCGCTCGAGGGCAGCGGCCCCGAGGGCCGCATCGTCAAGGAGGACGTGCTGGCCGCCGGCGGCAGCACCCGGGCCGAGCGCGGGCGACCCGCCCCGGTGGCGCAACCCGTGGGCCCTGACGTCGAGATCGTCGAACCCTCGCGCATGCAGGCGACGATCGCGCGCCGCATGGTCGAGGCCAAAACCGCCGTCCCCGAGTTCCAGGTCACCGTCGAGGCTCGGGTCGACGAGGCCGTGAGCATGCGCCGGCAGCTGAAGGACTCGGTGGTGGGCGCCGACCGGGTGACGATGACGGACATGCTCGTGCGGGCGTGCGCGCTCGCCCTGCGCAAGTTCCCCGAGGTCAACGCCTCCTGGGCCGAGGGGCGTTTCCAGCGCAAGCGCGCCATCAACATCGGCCTGGCCGTGGCGCCGAGCCAGGGCATGGGCCTGCTCGTGCCGGTGGTCCACGACGCGGACTCGAAGGACCTGATCCAGATCTCCATCGAGTCGCGCCAGGTGATCGAGCGCGCGCGCTCCGGGCGGCCGGGCGAGGGCGACCTGAGCGGCGCGACCTTCTCGATCTCGAACCTCGGCATGTTCGGCGTCGACGAGTTCGTCGCCATCATCAACCCGCCCGAGGCGGCGATCCTCGCGGTCGGCGCGATCAAGGACGTGCCGGTCGTGGAGGACGGCCGGATCGTGCCCGGCAAGGTGATGCGCATGACGCTGTCGGTGGACCACCGCGTCTTCTACGGCGCGACCGCGGCTCAGTTCATGGCCGAGGTCAGGCGCCTGATCGAAAACCCGGTCACGCTGGTCGTCTAG
- a CDS encoding alpha-ketoacid dehydrogenase subunit beta yields MAAQARARGPEEKLYRVALREALAEEMERDDSVFLIGEDIGKFGGAYRVTDGLLDRFGAQRVVDAPIAEEVIVGTAIGAAMLGLRPVVEMMTINFSLVAYDQIVNNAAKIHYMFGGRSKVPMVIRMPGGAGHQLSAQHSHSLEVLYGLIPGLLVVAPTTPEDAKGMLKSAIRTDNPVMFLESMSLYNVKGIVPDGDYTIPIGKAAVRRQGGDVTVVGVSRMAVLANEAAKQLEEEDVDVEVIDLRSIRPIDWPPIVESVRKTGRCVVVEEGWATYGITAEIAAGVQERCFDYLDAPVRRMGGAQVPMPYSLPLEKASIPTSESIKSLVREVVGRRADA; encoded by the coding sequence ATGGCGGCCCAGGCTCGCGCGCGGGGACCGGAAGAGAAGCTCTACCGCGTGGCGCTGCGTGAGGCGCTGGCGGAGGAGATGGAGCGGGACGATTCGGTGTTCCTCATCGGCGAGGACATCGGCAAGTTCGGCGGGGCCTACCGCGTCACCGATGGGCTGCTCGACCGCTTCGGAGCGCAGCGCGTCGTCGACGCCCCCATCGCCGAGGAAGTGATCGTCGGCACCGCGATCGGCGCGGCCATGCTCGGGCTGCGGCCCGTGGTGGAGATGATGACCATCAACTTCTCGCTGGTCGCCTACGACCAGATCGTCAACAACGCCGCCAAGATCCACTACATGTTCGGGGGCCGCTCCAAGGTCCCGATGGTGATCCGCATGCCGGGCGGCGCCGGCCACCAGCTGTCGGCGCAGCACTCGCACAGCCTCGAGGTCCTGTACGGACTCATCCCCGGCCTTCTGGTCGTGGCGCCGACCACGCCCGAGGACGCCAAGGGCATGCTCAAGTCCGCGATCCGGACCGACAACCCCGTAATGTTCCTCGAGTCGATGAGCCTCTACAACGTCAAGGGCATCGTCCCCGACGGCGACTACACGATCCCGATCGGCAAGGCCGCCGTGCGCCGCCAGGGCGGCGACGTGACCGTCGTCGGCGTGTCGCGGATGGCCGTCCTCGCCAACGAGGCCGCCAAGCAGCTCGAGGAGGAGGACGTCGACGTCGAGGTCATCGACCTGCGTTCGATCCGCCCCATCGACTGGCCGCCGATCGTGGAATCGGTGCGCAAGACCGGACGCTGCGTCGTGGTCGAAGAGGGTTGGGCGACATACGGCATCACCGCCGAGATCGCCGCGGGCGTGCAGGAGCGCTGCTTCGACTACCTCGACGCGCCGGTGCGCCGCATGGGCGGCGCGCAGGTGCCGATGCCGTACAGCCTCCCGCTGGAGAAGGCGTCCATCCCGACGAGCGAGAGCATCAAATCGCTCGTGCGTGAGGTCGTGGGCAGGAGGGCCGATGCCTGA